The Brasilonema sennae CENA114 genome includes a region encoding these proteins:
- a CDS encoding M55 family metallopeptidase, whose protein sequence is MKIYISADIEGIAGISHWDEATLGKQQYDIFQEQMTREVIAACEGAIAAGATEIIVKDAHDTGRNLDPYRLPLPAQLIRGWSGHPYSMVQELNSSFTALILIGYHSRAGSAKNPLAHTLSEDLNCILLNDQPIAEFHLVAMTAAYEKVPVVFVSGDSALCQAVKVYDTNIETVSTKKGIGESVWTIHPEEAVKQIQAGVESALQHQHQIEVKPLPENFKLEVQYKHPPDAYENSFYPGAKLQGEQSVIFETDDWFEVIRALCFIV, encoded by the coding sequence ATGAAAATCTATATCAGCGCAGATATCGAAGGAATAGCTGGAATCAGTCACTGGGATGAAGCGACGCTGGGTAAACAACAATACGATATCTTTCAAGAGCAAATGACTCGTGAAGTCATTGCAGCATGCGAAGGAGCAATAGCTGCTGGTGCAACTGAGATTATTGTTAAAGATGCCCATGACACAGGCAGAAATCTTGATCCCTATCGATTACCATTACCAGCACAACTTATTAGAGGATGGAGTGGTCATCCCTACAGCATGGTTCAAGAATTAAATAGCAGTTTTACTGCATTAATTTTGATTGGCTACCACTCACGGGCTGGATCTGCGAAGAATCCTCTGGCGCATACTTTGAGTGAAGACTTAAACTGTATTCTGCTCAATGATCAACCCATAGCCGAGTTCCATTTAGTAGCCATGACTGCAGCGTATGAAAAAGTTCCTGTCGTATTTGTGTCTGGAGATTCTGCTTTGTGTCAAGCTGTGAAAGTTTATGACACAAATATTGAAACAGTTAGTACTAAGAAGGGAATTGGTGAGTCAGTATGGACGATTCATCCTGAGGAAGCTGTTAAGCAAATTCAAGCAGGTGTAGAAAGTGCATTGCAGCATCAACATCAAATTGAGGTGAAACCCTTGCCTGAGAATTTTAAGCTTGAAGTGCAATACAAGCATCCACCCGATGCTTACGAAAATTCCTTTTATCCAGGAGCAAAACTACAAGGCGAACAATCAGTTATCTTCGAGACAGATGATTGGTTCGAGGTGATACGTGCGCTTTGCTTTATTGTCTGA
- a CDS encoding IS630 family transposase, whose translation MERMRFEYRDWVLGVDPHNLVFVDQSGINLGMTRLNGRAICGERLYDSCSKNRGQNISLIGGLSLDGLIATMSISGSVNTDVFLTYVQEILAPQLWVGAVVVMDNLSVHHAQVIQDVIESVGAKVVFLPPYSPDLSPIELCWSKLKQCLRTAKARTHQALNQIYPLIVTKQISSDDAWGWFAHCGLFI comes from the coding sequence ATCGAACGGATGCGTTTTGAATATCGGGATTGGGTACTAGGCGTGGACCCCCACAATTTGGTGTTTGTGGATCAGTCCGGTATAAATTTGGGAATGACCCGACTCAATGGTCGTGCAATATGTGGCGAGCGGTTGTACGATTCTTGCTCCAAAAATCGAGGACAAAACATATCATTAATTGGCGGACTGAGTTTAGACGGACTCATAGCCACTATGAGCATTTCAGGTAGTGTCAACACCGATGTATTTCTGACCTATGTTCAGGAGATTTTAGCACCTCAATTGTGGGTGGGAGCAGTTGTAGTCATGGATAATTTGTCAGTGCATCATGCACAGGTTATTCAAGACGTAATTGAATCTGTGGGTGCAAAAGTTGTATTTTTGCCTCCTTATTCACCTGATTTGTCCCCCATCGAATTATGCTGGTCAAAACTGAAGCAGTGTTTGCGTACCGCAAAAGCTCGAACCCACCAAGCTCTTAACCAAATTTATCCCTTGATTGTTACTAAGCAAATCTCATCTGATGATGCTTGGGGCTGGTTTGCTCATTGTGGTCTATTCATATGA
- a CDS encoding helix-turn-helix domain-containing protein, translated as MLMPAPYSTDLRQRVINAYEANEGSQRQLAKRFKVSLSFVQRLIRLYENTGQVSPKHHGGGAIAKIQVEDLPLVQQLVSEQPDALLVELCERLALRRGLQVSVPTMHRTVQKLGLTTKKNSR; from the coding sequence ATGCTTATGCCTGCCCCCTATTCAACCGATCTACGCCAACGTGTGATCAATGCTTATGAAGCGAATGAAGGGTCACAACGACAACTAGCCAAACGCTTTAAGGTTAGCTTATCGTTTGTTCAACGCTTAATTCGTCTGTATGAGAATACAGGACAAGTGAGTCCAAAACATCACGGGGGTGGAGCGATCGCTAAAATTCAAGTCGAAGATTTACCACTAGTGCAGCAGTTAGTGAGCGAACAACCAGATGCCTTATTGGTAGAATTATGTGAGCGTTTGGCACTGCGACGCGGGTTACAAGTCAGTGTGCCAACAATGCACCGTACAGTTCAAAAACTGGGTTTGACCACAAAAAAAAACAGCCGTTAG
- a CDS encoding biotin/lipoyl-binding protein — translation MESSESRPSNSNRQFAPKLPLSFWTMLALLLVSGSVGFWWFLAPGKESPPTAASQPPATKVQVATVQTATIEESAEFIASLQSRRSVTLRPRIQGQVSQIFVRPGERVKKGTPILKVDAKQQQASVDSRIAAYESTQADLETAQAEAKSAQAEAKNATAVLR, via the coding sequence ATGGAATCTTCTGAGTCTCGACCTTCAAATAGTAACCGTCAGTTCGCCCCAAAGTTACCACTGAGCTTCTGGACAATGTTAGCCTTGCTGCTAGTTAGTGGCAGTGTTGGATTTTGGTGGTTTTTGGCTCCGGGTAAGGAATCACCTCCAACGGCAGCTAGCCAACCCCCGGCAACAAAGGTACAAGTTGCGACGGTGCAAACTGCCACTATAGAAGAAAGTGCAGAGTTTATTGCAAGTCTTCAGTCTCGTCGTTCTGTCACTCTGCGACCGAGAATTCAGGGTCAAGTCTCTCAGATATTTGTTCGACCAGGAGAGCGGGTTAAAAAAGGTACTCCGATTTTGAAGGTTGATGCAAAACAGCAACAAGCTTCTGTTGACAGTAGAATTGCAGCTTATGAGTCCACTCAAGCTGATTTAGAAACAGCCCAAGCAGAAGCTAAAAGCGCCCAAGCCGAAGCTAAAAATGCAACAGCGGTACTCAGGTAG
- a CDS encoding heavy-metal-associated domain-containing protein, with product MTLQLKVPKLVCSACAKTITEAIKKVDANAIVQADPKTKLINVETQASRTAIETAIASVGYPSAA from the coding sequence ATGACACTACAACTTAAAGTCCCTAAACTGGTTTGCTCTGCTTGCGCCAAAACTATCACTGAGGCAATTAAAAAGGTTGATGCTAACGCTATTGTTCAAGCTGACCCAAAAACGAAATTAATTAACGTAGAAACTCAAGCATCCAGAACAGCGATTGAGACAGCGATCGCGTCGGTAGGCTATCCATCAGCGGCTTAA
- a CDS encoding heavy metal-responsive transcriptional regulator, with protein sequence MLVQETLKQIGLVAKESGISIKTIRYYEELGLLKASDRTEGGFRLFNSNVFTRLSFIKRAQSLGLSLLEIKEFLDVHDQGDLPCDHIKAKLNDKVTAIEYQIEQLQVLKLELERLLSGWQAVYEIPESTICPIIEQAITDTHSDEKSSLDLTFLRHEN encoded by the coding sequence ATGTTAGTCCAAGAAACACTGAAGCAAATTGGTTTAGTTGCTAAAGAAAGTGGTATTTCCATCAAAACAATTCGTTACTACGAAGAACTGGGCTTGCTCAAGGCTTCGGACCGAACTGAGGGTGGATTTCGATTATTTAACTCAAATGTTTTTACCCGCCTAAGCTTTATCAAGCGTGCCCAGAGCCTTGGATTGAGCTTGTTAGAGATTAAAGAGTTTTTGGATGTGCATGACCAAGGGGATTTACCCTGCGACCACATCAAAGCAAAACTGAATGATAAAGTTACAGCAATCGAATACCAAATTGAACAGCTACAGGTCTTGAAATTAGAGTTAGAACGACTACTTTCAGGCTGGCAAGCTGTTTATGAAATACCTGAAAGTACTATCTGTCCAATTATTGAACAAGCGATCACTGACACACATAGTGATGAAAAATCTAGCTTAGACTTAACCTTTTTGAGACACGAAAACTAA
- a CDS encoding cupredoxin domain-containing protein, giving the protein MNKIAIAIIGSVVSLGLVFGIASNKAVAQMSHEQMQPSQTKQTSQFRRIEQPLWAKGIVTAGGLGLIALELWWFLLSKPKSQKAQSKQDIQEVTITVDGGYEPSQVVVNALQRVRLNFYRKDPSSCLEEIRFPDFHIAQELPLNQVTPIEFTPNEPGTYTFTCGMNMFRGEVKVETGQV; this is encoded by the coding sequence ATGAACAAAATAGCAATAGCAATCATTGGCAGTGTTGTGAGTTTGGGATTGGTGTTTGGAATTGCTTCTAACAAAGCAGTTGCACAAATGTCCCACGAACAAATGCAACCATCTCAAACAAAGCAAACAAGTCAGTTCCGTCGCATCGAACAACCCCTATGGGCAAAAGGTATCGTTACTGCTGGCGGATTAGGATTGATCGCACTGGAGTTATGGTGGTTTCTGTTGAGTAAACCAAAGTCGCAAAAAGCACAATCAAAGCAGGACATTCAGGAGGTAACAATTACTGTTGATGGTGGGTATGAACCAAGCCAAGTGGTAGTTAATGCTCTTCAAAGAGTGCGACTCAACTTCTACCGCAAAGATCCCAGCAGTTGCCTTGAAGAAATCCGATTTCCTGATTTCCACATAGCCCAAGAGTTACCCCTGAACCAAGTTACTCCTATTGAGTTTACTCCTAACGAACCAGGAACTTACACCTTTACCTGTGGCATGAATATGTTTCGGGGCGAAGTTAAAGTCGAAACTGGGCAAGTTTAA
- a CDS encoding heavy metal translocating P-type ATPase, producing MENTNLKLRGMSCASCAKIIEDAISSVRGVNECSVNFGAEQATVTYDPKKTNPEAICQAVNAVGYSAQPMQDDDLFAADDDAEQKVRQAENRALVRKVWVGGIVSAILVIGSLPMMTGLSIPFIPMWMHNPWLQLVLATPVLFWCGSSFFINAWKALKRHAATMDTLVAIGTLAAYLYSLFPTFLPGFFTQQRLPADVYYEAAVVIITLILLGRLLENRAKGQTSEAIRKLMGLQAKTARVIRDGKEVDIPIAQVIKGDVILVRPGEKIPVDGEIIDGSSTIDEAMVTGESLPVKKQPGDEVIGATINKTGSFKFRATRVGKDTFLAQIVKLVQQAQGSKAPIQRLADQVTGWFVPAVIAIAIATFIIWYNIMGNVTMALITTVGVLIIACPCALGLATPTSIMVGTGKGAENGILIKGAESLELAHKLQTVVLDKTGTITQGKPTVTDFVSVKGTANGNELNLLRLAASVERNSEHPLAEAVVNYAKSQGVELTDAQEFEAIAGSGVQGYVSNQWIQIGTHRWMNELGIDTSALQEHWDRLEYLGKTVIWIAVNSKIQGIMGIADAVKSSSVNAIRTLQKMGLEVVMLTGDNHRTAEVIAREVGIKRVLAEVRPEQKAETVEKLQSEGKIVAMVGDGINDAPALAQADVGMAIGTGTDVAIAASDITLISGDLQGIVTAIQLSRATIGNIRQNLFFAFIYNVAGIPIAAGILFPFFGWLLSPIIAGAAMAFSSVSVVTNALRLRNFQPKTIG from the coding sequence ATGGAAAACACAAATCTGAAACTGCGGGGCATGAGTTGTGCCTCTTGCGCTAAAATCATTGAAGATGCGATTAGCTCCGTCAGGGGTGTGAATGAGTGTAGCGTAAACTTTGGGGCAGAGCAAGCTACTGTCACTTATGACCCCAAAAAAACTAACCCAGAAGCAATTTGCCAGGCAGTGAATGCGGTGGGATACTCTGCTCAACCTATGCAAGACGATGATTTATTTGCCGCAGACGATGATGCAGAGCAGAAGGTACGCCAAGCCGAAAATCGAGCGTTAGTCAGAAAAGTTTGGGTTGGCGGCATTGTCAGCGCTATTCTGGTCATTGGTTCGCTACCGATGATGACGGGATTATCCATTCCCTTTATTCCCATGTGGATGCATAATCCTTGGTTACAGCTTGTGCTGGCGACTCCAGTCTTGTTCTGGTGTGGTTCATCCTTCTTTATCAATGCCTGGAAAGCCCTGAAACGTCACGCAGCAACAATGGATACCTTGGTGGCGATTGGTACTCTTGCCGCTTATCTTTATTCCCTCTTCCCCACCTTCTTGCCTGGGTTTTTCACTCAACAAAGATTACCAGCTGATGTGTACTACGAAGCAGCTGTAGTTATCATCACTCTGATTTTGCTGGGACGACTGCTTGAAAATCGTGCCAAAGGACAAACTTCTGAAGCAATTCGTAAGTTGATGGGCTTGCAAGCAAAGACTGCTCGTGTGATTCGTGATGGCAAAGAGGTTGACATTCCCATTGCCCAAGTGATTAAAGGTGATGTGATTCTCGTACGTCCGGGTGAAAAGATTCCAGTGGATGGCGAGATTATTGATGGTTCCTCAACTATTGATGAGGCAATGGTGACAGGTGAAAGTCTTCCTGTGAAGAAGCAACCAGGTGATGAAGTTATCGGAGCCACGATTAACAAAACTGGCAGCTTCAAATTCCGAGCGACCCGAGTGGGTAAAGATACATTCTTGGCGCAGATTGTCAAGCTAGTCCAACAAGCCCAAGGTTCAAAAGCACCGATTCAGCGATTAGCTGACCAAGTGACTGGATGGTTTGTACCAGCTGTGATTGCCATTGCGATCGCCACTTTCATTATCTGGTACAACATCATGGGCAATGTGACGATGGCACTGATTACCACTGTAGGTGTGTTAATTATTGCTTGCCCATGCGCTCTTGGCTTGGCAACGCCGACTTCTATCATGGTGGGAACAGGTAAGGGTGCAGAAAATGGTATCCTCATCAAAGGGGCAGAAAGTCTGGAACTCGCGCACAAGCTTCAGACTGTCGTTCTCGACAAAACAGGTACAATTACGCAGGGTAAGCCCACTGTCACCGATTTTGTAAGCGTCAAGGGTACAGCCAATGGCAACGAGCTAAATCTTCTGCGCCTTGCAGCATCTGTTGAACGCAATTCAGAACATCCTCTTGCGGAGGCAGTTGTAAATTATGCGAAATCTCAAGGTGTGGAATTGACCGATGCACAGGAGTTTGAAGCCATTGCGGGTAGTGGTGTGCAAGGATATGTATCAAATCAATGGATACAAATTGGCACCCACCGTTGGATGAACGAGTTAGGCATCGATACAAGTGCATTGCAGGAACATTGGGATCGTTTGGAGTATCTTGGTAAAACGGTTATCTGGATTGCGGTAAATAGCAAAATCCAAGGGATTATGGGCATTGCCGATGCGGTGAAATCATCTTCTGTAAACGCAATTCGCACATTGCAGAAAATGGGATTGGAAGTCGTAATGTTGACCGGAGACAATCACCGTACAGCCGAAGTGATTGCCCGTGAAGTGGGTATCAAGCGAGTCTTAGCTGAAGTTCGCCCGGAACAGAAAGCCGAGACTGTTGAGAAACTTCAGTCGGAAGGTAAGATTGTAGCAATGGTGGGGGATGGTATCAATGATGCACCGGCGCTGGCTCAAGCCGATGTCGGGATGGCAATTGGAACAGGAACAGATGTGGCGATCGCAGCGAGTGACATCACCCTGATCTCTGGCGATTTACAAGGTATTGTCACCGCCATTCAACTCTCTCGTGCCACGATTGGCAACATTCGTCAGAATCTCTTCTTTGCCTTTATCTATAACGTTGCTGGTATTCCAATTGCAGCAGGAATTCTTTTCCCCTTCTTCGGTTGGCTGCTTAGTCCCATCATTGCAGGTGCAGCAATGGCGTTTAGTTCTGTCTCTGTAGTCACGAATGCGCTGCGTTTGCGTAATTTCCAACCTAAAACAATTGGTTGA
- a CDS encoding heavy-metal-associated domain-containing protein, translated as MNLQLNVPNMACSACGETITKALKAVDPTATVQADPKTKLVSIETQASQTVVKQAITDAGYSVT; from the coding sequence ATGAACTTACAACTCAACGTTCCCAACATGGCATGTTCAGCTTGTGGTGAAACCATCACAAAAGCTCTCAAAGCAGTTGATCCAACCGCAACAGTGCAAGCTGATCCCAAAACTAAGTTGGTCAGCATTGAGACTCAAGCTTCACAAACGGTTGTGAAACAAGCAATTACCGACGCGGGTTACTCCGTTACTTAG
- a CDS encoding histidine phosphatase family protein, with the protein MSQIVWIARHANRLDFVNPDWFLTAERRYDPPLSEDGMVQAQQLANRLKREHITHIFASPFLRTVQTANAVAEVLDLPIKLETGLSEWLNPVWMKEEPLRLLTRALAELFPRIDISYTPRIAVNYPETYEKMQERSGQTARCLTTEFSPENILLVGHGASVLGAAIGLVGEIARTEVKASLCSLVKVVRQHPEWLLELKGDTSHLTQVEEVIRFN; encoded by the coding sequence ATGAGTCAAATTGTTTGGATCGCAAGACACGCCAACCGTCTCGACTTTGTTAACCCTGATTGGTTTCTCACAGCAGAACGACGCTACGATCCACCACTTTCTGAAGATGGTATGGTGCAAGCGCAGCAATTAGCCAATCGGCTCAAGCGAGAACATATTACTCATATTTTTGCTTCCCCCTTCCTGCGGACAGTACAAACAGCAAACGCCGTGGCAGAAGTTCTTGATTTGCCGATAAAACTAGAAACAGGCTTAAGCGAATGGCTGAATCCCGTCTGGATGAAAGAAGAACCACTGCGACTCTTAACCCGAGCATTAGCAGAATTATTCCCCAGAATAGACATCAGCTACACTCCGCGCATTGCAGTAAATTACCCAGAAACTTACGAAAAAATGCAGGAACGTTCGGGACAAACTGCTAGATGCCTAACGACAGAATTCTCTCCAGAAAATATTCTTTTAGTGGGACATGGTGCGTCCGTATTGGGGGCGGCAATAGGTTTAGTAGGTGAAATTGCCAGAACGGAAGTGAAGGCTTCTCTATGTTCTTTAGTAAAAGTTGTGCGTCAACACCCAGAGTGGTTGCTAGAACTAAAGGGAGATACCTCGCATTTAACTCAGGTAGAAGAAGTCATTCGCTTTAACTAA
- a CDS encoding glucokinase encodes MTLLLAGDIGGTKTILRLVEASQKASLHTICEERYPSGDFPDLVPMVQKFLLKANTQTPEKACFAIAGPVVQNTAKLTNLVWFLDSERLQQELGISHVSLINDFAAVGYGVLGLDNQDLLTLQAGKPNPEAPIAIIGAGTGLGQGFLIKQGQNYQVFASEGGHVDFAPRTELEFQLLKYLLSKHDIQRVSVERVVSGMGILAIYQFLRDRKIATESPEIAQIIRKCEQEVGGQEKSVDPGAVIGNAALEKSDRLCEQTMQLFVEAYAAEAGNIALKLLPYGGLYVAGGIAPKILPLIQQDRFIRNFTQKGRMRPLLEDIPVYVVLNQQVGLIGAAICATRL; translated from the coding sequence ATGACATTACTATTGGCAGGAGACATCGGCGGCACGAAAACCATCTTACGATTGGTTGAAGCATCACAAAAAGCTTCATTACACACTATCTGTGAGGAACGGTACCCCAGTGGAGACTTTCCCGATTTGGTGCCGATGGTACAAAAGTTCTTGCTTAAGGCTAACACACAAACTCCAGAAAAAGCGTGTTTTGCCATTGCAGGACCGGTGGTGCAAAATACCGCTAAGTTGACTAATTTAGTTTGGTTCCTTGATAGCGAACGTTTACAACAAGAACTCGGTATATCCCATGTTTCTCTCATCAACGACTTTGCAGCTGTTGGCTATGGTGTTTTAGGTTTAGACAACCAAGATCTGCTAACTTTACAGGCTGGCAAACCCAACCCCGAAGCCCCTATTGCTATTATTGGTGCTGGTACTGGTTTGGGACAAGGATTTTTGATTAAGCAGGGACAGAACTATCAAGTTTTTGCTTCTGAAGGTGGACACGTTGACTTTGCCCCCCGTACCGAATTAGAGTTTCAACTTTTGAAATACCTGCTCTCGAAGCATGATATCCAACGGGTTTCTGTAGAACGAGTCGTTTCTGGGATGGGAATTCTAGCAATTTACCAATTTCTACGAGATCGCAAAATTGCTACTGAATCACCAGAAATTGCCCAAATCATAAGAAAGTGCGAACAAGAAGTGGGAGGGCAAGAAAAAAGCGTTGATCCGGGTGCTGTCATTGGTAACGCTGCATTAGAGAAAAGCGATCGCCTTTGTGAACAAACCATGCAGTTATTTGTAGAAGCCTACGCTGCAGAAGCAGGTAATATTGCACTTAAACTTCTACCTTATGGTGGTTTGTACGTTGCTGGTGGAATTGCTCCGAAAATACTGCCTTTAATCCAACAAGACAGGTTCATCCGCAATTTCACTCAAAAAGGTAGGATGCGTCCTCTGCTTGAAGATATACCCGTTTATGTTGTCCTAAATCAACAAGTAGGACTCATTGGTGCTGCCATCTGTGCTACTAGGTTATAA
- a CDS encoding glutathione S-transferase family protein: protein MIVVHHLNNSRSQRVLWLLEELGIEYEIKYYERDAQTMLAPASLYQIHPLGKSPVITDADLTIAESGAIIEYIVDRYGNGRLIPALGTPERLRYTYWLHYGEGSAMPPLVMKVVFKHFGKGDSGAQDAFIAPQIKLHYDYVEGELRKSTWFVGEEFTAADIQMSFPLEMLVQLPEQVENRPKIKEFVERIHARPAYKRALERGGAYDLTKF from the coding sequence ATGATCGTTGTCCATCATCTCAACAACTCGCGATCGCAGCGCGTACTATGGCTGCTCGAAGAATTAGGTATCGAATACGAAATCAAGTACTATGAACGCGATGCTCAGACGATGCTGGCACCAGCATCGCTGTACCAAATCCATCCCCTCGGCAAGTCACCCGTGATCACAGATGCAGATCTGACGATCGCTGAGTCGGGTGCCATTATCGAATACATAGTGGATCGCTACGGCAATGGTCGGTTAATCCCAGCATTGGGTACGCCGGAGCGTCTGCGCTACACGTATTGGCTGCATTACGGCGAAGGTTCTGCAATGCCACCGCTGGTGATGAAGGTAGTTTTCAAACATTTTGGGAAAGGGGACAGCGGCGCTCAAGATGCGTTCATCGCCCCCCAGATCAAGCTTCATTATGACTACGTAGAAGGCGAGCTTCGTAAGAGTACATGGTTTGTAGGCGAAGAATTCACTGCCGCCGATATCCAAATGAGTTTTCCGCTGGAAATGCTCGTCCAGCTTCCCGAACAGGTCGAGAACCGACCAAAGATCAAGGAATTTGTCGAACGCATCCATGCGCGACCTGCTTATAAACGCGCCCTTGAACGTGGAGGTGCATACGACTTAACCAAATTCTAA
- a CDS encoding carbohydrate kinase family protein has translation MSNPRVLCLGEVLFDCLADQLGRKLEEVESWTAYPGGAPANVACALVKLGTPVAFIGCVGEDAPGNELVELLEEVGVATTGVQRHSTAPTRQVNVVRSLEGDRTFAGFKDYETTEFADTRLKADQIPKELFQGADFLILGTLGLAYPESAQAIHRALQMAEQYDVKILLDVNWRPVFWTNPDIAPQKIQELFKYIDFIKLSKEEAEWLFDTADPGVITYRLGTVDGVLVTDGEHGCAYCLGENEGKLPAFSPSVVDTTGAGDSFVAGFMHQLLSHGIQSLNDSETARKIVKYASATGALTTMKAGAIASQPTADEVEAFLASHQV, from the coding sequence ATGAGTAATCCCCGTGTTTTGTGCCTGGGTGAAGTTTTATTCGATTGTTTAGCTGATCAACTGGGGCGAAAGCTAGAAGAAGTTGAGTCATGGACTGCCTACCCTGGAGGAGCACCAGCTAACGTCGCCTGTGCTTTAGTGAAGTTGGGGACACCAGTGGCATTTATTGGTTGTGTTGGTGAGGACGCACCAGGTAATGAATTGGTAGAATTGTTAGAAGAAGTAGGTGTAGCTACAACTGGAGTACAGCGTCATTCTACAGCACCAACGCGGCAAGTAAATGTTGTGCGTTCTCTTGAGGGCGATCGCACTTTTGCTGGATTTAAAGATTATGAAACTACAGAATTTGCTGATACGCGCCTCAAAGCCGATCAAATACCGAAGGAGTTATTTCAAGGAGCAGATTTTCTGATTTTAGGTACTCTGGGACTAGCATATCCTGAAAGTGCGCAAGCAATTCACCGCGCACTTCAAATGGCAGAGCAATATGATGTCAAAATTTTGCTCGATGTCAACTGGCGTCCGGTATTTTGGACAAATCCTGACATTGCTCCACAAAAAATTCAAGAATTATTTAAGTATATAGACTTTATCAAACTTTCAAAAGAAGAAGCAGAATGGCTATTTGATACCGCCGATCCAGGGGTAATCACTTACCGACTTGGCACCGTTGACGGTGTGCTGGTAACTGATGGAGAACATGGCTGCGCCTACTGCCTTGGGGAAAACGAAGGTAAATTACCTGCTTTTTCTCCCTCCGTCGTTGATACAACAGGTGCAGGGGATAGCTTTGTTGCTGGTTTCATGCACCAGCTGCTGAGTCATGGTATTCAAAGCTTAAACGATTCAGAAACCGCCAGAAAAATCGTGAAATATGCAAGTGCAACGGGGGCATTAACGACGATGAAAGCGGGGGCGATCGCCTCTCAACCCACAGCAGATGAAGTGGAAGCTTTTCTGGCTTCGCATCAAGTTTAG
- a CDS encoding helix-turn-helix domain-containing protein, with translation MAGGESQTPVSLSDRELQIIDLVAAGLTNQEIAGKLEISKRTVDNHISNILTKTGTDNRVALVRWALQWGKVCLNDVNCCTLPRPEQKE, from the coding sequence ATGGCTGGTGGCGAGTCTCAGACCCCCGTTAGTCTGTCAGACAGAGAACTGCAAATTATCGATTTAGTGGCCGCTGGCTTAACTAACCAAGAGATTGCAGGTAAATTAGAAATAAGCAAGCGTACAGTTGACAATCATATCAGCAATATTCTCACCAAAACAGGTACCGACAACCGAGTGGCTCTTGTCCGCTGGGCTTTGCAATGGGGCAAAGTCTGCCTGAATGATGTTAATTGCTGTACTTTACCTCGGCCTGAGCAAAAAGAATAG
- a CDS encoding DUF6391 domain-containing protein — MNTSASAIGSLSFYNFFNSDFTVPQPTQDADLLRQLSFLPGLKEILMLRQVHALEHATVWLLSASKNVQASKGRPRPSNFQVDNELLGGLSTERGFYLYGEVNISDLRRAVTLALHRLTNGEWDLAVHPRCGTNVSVEMLLTAGLAVGMHLLLPRGLIEQLIGLGVATTTAAELAPDIGALAQRYLTTSIPFNLKIENITRTRDLWGRQAYFVQVQWRE; from the coding sequence ATGAATACTTCCGCTTCGGCTATTGGTAGCTTGTCTTTCTATAACTTTTTCAATTCTGATTTTACAGTACCTCAGCCCACACAAGATGCTGATTTACTCAGACAGCTGTCGTTTTTGCCTGGATTAAAAGAAATTTTAATGCTGCGTCAGGTTCATGCTCTAGAACATGCTACAGTTTGGCTTCTGAGTGCATCAAAAAATGTCCAAGCTTCCAAAGGAAGACCAAGACCAAGCAATTTCCAAGTTGACAACGAACTCTTGGGTGGTTTGTCCACGGAGCGGGGATTCTATCTTTATGGTGAAGTTAATATCAGCGATTTGCGACGTGCAGTCACACTCGCCCTACATCGCCTCACCAACGGAGAATGGGACTTGGCTGTACATCCCCGTTGTGGAACAAATGTATCAGTAGAAATGCTGTTGACAGCAGGACTAGCAGTGGGGATGCATCTGCTGCTACCGCGAGGACTAATTGAGCAACTGATAGGTTTGGGAGTCGCGACGACAACAGCGGCTGAACTCGCTCCTGACATTGGTGCTTTAGCACAGCGTTACCTGACAACTTCCATTCCCTTTAACCTCAAAATTGAAAATATCACACGTACGCGTGACCTTTGGGGACGACAGGCGTATTTTGTTCAAGTGCAGTGGCGGGAGTAG